A stretch of the Actinoalloteichus fjordicus genome encodes the following:
- a CDS encoding Gfo/Idh/MocA family protein, with translation MSEGVTPVRYAVVGTGSRADMYVDALATRFPANAQLVALCDTNETRMRVHNRRLGEQHGLAALPTYAPADFTEMLTRERVDAVMVCTTDSAHDDYLVATVEAGLRAVTEKPMTTDVEKARRILAAQQRTGGRIEVTFNYRYNPVHQRVRELLAEQVIGDVGSVHFEWLLDVQHGADYFRRWHRNRENSGGLLVHKSSHHFDLVNWWLDDAPDSVVGLGNLFFYGAEGGARNGYAKDYLRAAGSQAAATDPFALDMAASPRLTELYLDAEHEDGYQRDRNVFAGDIDIEDDMSVLARYRGGASLTYQLTAYAPYEGYRVSFNGTKGRLELDVLENDYARSPLEHGSRMGVSPGSVEEVAPTRTAITLRPLFQPAEVLLDEPMRPGHGGGDDLMLDALFGPPAADPLGLRADHIAGARALAIGLAATKSFGTGGLVRIGDLLPI, from the coding sequence GTGAGCGAGGGTGTGACGCCGGTTCGCTATGCGGTCGTCGGAACCGGATCGCGGGCGGACATGTACGTCGACGCGTTGGCTACCCGCTTTCCCGCGAACGCACAGCTCGTGGCCCTGTGTGACACCAACGAGACGCGGATGCGGGTGCACAATCGTCGGCTCGGCGAGCAGCACGGGCTGGCCGCCCTGCCGACGTATGCGCCTGCCGACTTCACCGAGATGCTCACTCGTGAGCGGGTCGACGCGGTGATGGTCTGCACGACCGACAGCGCCCACGACGACTATCTCGTGGCCACCGTCGAGGCGGGACTGCGGGCGGTCACCGAGAAGCCGATGACCACCGACGTCGAGAAGGCCCGCCGCATCCTGGCGGCGCAACAGCGGACCGGCGGCCGGATCGAGGTCACCTTCAACTATCGCTACAACCCCGTCCACCAGCGGGTTCGTGAGCTGCTGGCCGAGCAGGTGATCGGCGACGTCGGCTCCGTGCACTTCGAGTGGCTGCTCGACGTGCAGCACGGCGCGGACTACTTCCGGCGCTGGCACCGCAACCGGGAGAACTCCGGCGGCCTGCTCGTGCACAAGTCCAGCCACCACTTCGACCTGGTCAACTGGTGGCTCGACGACGCACCCGACTCGGTGGTCGGACTCGGGAACCTCTTCTTCTACGGCGCCGAGGGCGGCGCGCGCAACGGCTACGCCAAGGACTACCTGCGGGCTGCGGGCTCGCAGGCCGCTGCGACCGATCCCTTCGCCCTGGACATGGCCGCGTCCCCCCGACTCACCGAGCTGTACCTGGACGCCGAGCACGAGGACGGTTATCAGCGCGACCGCAACGTCTTCGCCGGTGACATCGACATCGAGGACGACATGTCGGTCCTGGCCCGGTACCGGGGCGGGGCCTCGCTGACCTATCAGCTCACCGCCTATGCGCCCTACGAGGGATATCGCGTGTCGTTCAACGGCACCAAGGGCAGGCTGGAGCTCGACGTCCTGGAGAACGACTACGCCCGGTCGCCGCTGGAGCACGGCTCGCGGATGGGAGTGTCGCCCGGTTCGGTGGAGGAGGTCGCGCCAACGCGGACGGCGATCACGCTGCGTCCGCTGTTCCAGCCTGCCGAGGTCCTGCTGGACGAGCCGATGCGCCCCGGTCACGGCGGCGGCGACGACCTGATGCTCGACGCGCTGTTCGGCCCGCCCGCCGCCGACCCGCTCGGGTTGCGCGCGGACCACATCGCCGGGGCACGGGCGTTGGCGATCGGTCTGGCGGCGACGAAGTCCTTCGGCACCGGCGGACTCGTGCGGATCGGCGATCTGCTCCCGATCTGA
- a CDS encoding TIGR03086 family metal-binding protein, which produces MELHPMLAAGADELRGVAERIEPADFASPTPCAEFDVRALLNHVIWATRILSLAGRKEPFPTDVDWSEDQMTGDWRARLSDGLSETAKAWSEPAAWTGTTVIAGGSEFPATFAGELAFVELILHGWDLARAAGLPYDCGSATADAALAVMGRLAEQGRASGSFGPEIAVHDSASSFDRVLGLSGRDPQWAA; this is translated from the coding sequence ATGGAACTGCACCCCATGCTGGCGGCCGGCGCCGACGAGCTTCGTGGAGTGGCCGAGCGGATCGAGCCTGCCGACTTCGCGTCGCCCACGCCGTGTGCGGAGTTCGACGTGCGGGCGTTGCTCAACCACGTCATCTGGGCCACGCGAATCCTGAGCCTCGCGGGCCGGAAGGAACCGTTTCCCACCGACGTCGACTGGTCTGAGGACCAGATGACGGGCGACTGGCGGGCGCGGCTCTCCGACGGGCTGTCCGAGACGGCGAAGGCCTGGAGCGAGCCTGCGGCCTGGACGGGGACGACGGTGATCGCGGGGGGCTCCGAGTTCCCGGCAACCTTCGCGGGCGAGCTGGCCTTCGTGGAGCTGATCCTGCATGGCTGGGACCTCGCCCGCGCCGCGGGACTGCCGTACGACTGCGGCTCCGCGACGGCCGATGCCGCGTTGGCGGTGATGGGCAGGCTGGCCGAACAGGGCCGGGCATCGGGCTCCTTCGGACCGGAGATCGCCGTGCACGACTCGGCCTCGTCGTTCGACCGGGTCCTCGGACTCAGCGGGCGCGATCCGCAGTGGGCCGCCTGA
- a CDS encoding helix-turn-helix domain-containing protein: MTITAGQRHSSQGRPGLSPAAPVRSAGVLYRAVAHESFRLGKHLPAPEIAPFVEYYWTIHWDLPDGRSHRQWVIPHPTVHLVFDPAGSALYGVMRGRYSRLLSGTGHVLGVRFRPAGVRPFLTGPVSALTDRVLPVAESFGPVADQQARAVLDVAESSALVAAADEFLRPRLPEKDPMTPVVAEMVRSIVEDPGMVRVDAVAERFDIGVRTLQRLFAEYVGVPPKWVLLRSRVHEAVERAGDGDIVNWARLACDLGYSDQAHLTRDFTRAVGQSPARYARDCRSGE, encoded by the coding sequence ATGACCATCACCGCAGGTCAGCGACACTCGAGCCAAGGGCGCCCCGGTCTGTCTCCCGCCGCGCCGGTCCGCAGTGCGGGCGTGCTGTACCGGGCCGTCGCCCACGAGAGCTTCCGACTCGGCAAGCACCTGCCCGCGCCCGAGATCGCCCCGTTCGTCGAGTACTACTGGACGATTCACTGGGACCTGCCCGACGGGCGGTCCCACCGGCAATGGGTGATCCCGCACCCCACCGTGCATCTCGTCTTCGATCCGGCGGGCTCGGCGTTGTACGGGGTGATGCGCGGCCGCTACTCCCGGCTGCTGTCCGGCACCGGCCACGTGCTGGGCGTGCGATTCCGCCCGGCGGGCGTCCGACCGTTCCTGACCGGCCCGGTCTCGGCGTTGACCGACCGGGTCCTGCCGGTGGCGGAGTCGTTCGGTCCTGTGGCTGACCAACAGGCACGGGCGGTGCTCGACGTCGCCGAGTCGAGTGCGCTGGTCGCGGCAGCGGACGAGTTCCTCCGCCCGCGACTGCCCGAGAAGGACCCGATGACTCCGGTTGTCGCCGAGATGGTGCGGTCGATCGTCGAGGATCCCGGCATGGTCCGCGTCGACGCGGTGGCGGAGCGATTCGACATCGGCGTGCGCACCCTGCAACGCCTGTTCGCCGAGTACGTGGGCGTCCCGCCGAAATGGGTGCTCCTGCGCTCCCGAGTGCACGAGGCCGTCGAGCGAGCAGGCGACGGTGACATCGTGAACTGGGCACGGCTCGCCTGCGATCTCGGCTACAGCGACCAGGCACACCTGACCCGGGACTTCACTCGCGCCGTCGGCCAGTCGCCTGCCCGCTATGCGCGGGACTGCCGTTCGGGAGAATGA